One stretch of Brachyhypopomus gauderio isolate BG-103 chromosome 10, BGAUD_0.2, whole genome shotgun sequence DNA includes these proteins:
- the LOC143526008 gene encoding uncharacterized protein LOC143526008, with protein MERMSATGKLRVAVVGAGAAGLCAARHILYRSATFDPPVVYESTDHVGGTWFYEEGVGNYDNDYTVRSSMYRDLRTNLPKEVMMFPDLPFDSHLPSFLSHQDILQYLQKYCESHGITTHIKFNTVVEEVKPISMETAEGGAVTWEVISRDMYGGQNTQTFNSVFICSGHYSTPHMPSIPGIKHFKGKVMHSHSYRCPESFSHQSVVVMGAGPSGIDISFELAQANAEVTLSHNKPALPFPMPPEIQLAPPVVKVQQDGSLLFQDGSVSHAEVLLFCTGYNFHFPFLCPKQLGLEIQHHLVAPLYKYLLPPAFPSIFFVGICKAICPFLHFHYQVQFALAVLEGTVQLPSREMMEEAAEHERQVKMQMGVQEKNLLRMDSDQWGYYEDLATTTGISPPDPVIQSLYEEVGRQRLVHPQDYRQINYRLADATHWQIMEKPDTDNV; from the exons ATGGAAAG GATGTCCGCGACAGGAAAGCTTCGTGTGGCGGTGGTGGGAGCTGGGGCCGCAGGGCTGTGTGCGGCCCGTCACATTTTGTATAGATCCGCAACGTTTGATCCACCAGTGGTATATGAATCGACAGACCATGTGGGTGGCACATGGTTCTATGAGGAAGGTGTAGGCAATTATGACAACGACTACACAGTCCGCAGCAGCATGTACAGAGACCTCAG GACCAACCTGCCTAAAGAGGTTATGATGTTCCCTGATCTTCCTTTTGATTCACACCTTCCCTCTTTCCTGTCTCATCAGGACATTCTGCAGTATTTGCAGAAATACTGCGAGAGTCACGGCATTACAACACATATAAAG TTCAACACTGTGGTGGAAGAGGTGAAGCCCATCTCCATGGAGACAGCGGAGGGGGGAGCCGTGACGTGGGAGGTAATTTCGCGTGACATGTATGGagggcagaacacacagacgtTCAACTCGGTCTTCATCTGCAGTGG GCATTATTCTACACCCCACATGCCCTCTATTCCGGGAATCAAGCATTTTAAAG GAAAGGTGATGCACAGTCACTCTTATCGCTGCCCGGAGTCATTCAGCCATCAGTCTGTTGTGGTCATGGGTGCTGGACCATCTGGCATCGATATATCATTTGAGCTGGCACAAGCTAACGCAGAG GTGACGCTGAGCCATAATAAGCCAGCTCTGCCATTTCCCATGCCCCCAGAGATCCAGCTGGCGCCCCCTGTGGTGAAGGTTCAGCAGGACGGCTCACTGCTTTTCCAGGATGGCTCGGTATCCCATGCTGAAGTCCTTCTGTTTTGTACTGGATACAATTTCCACTTCCCATTCCTGTGCCCAAAGCAACTTGGCCTGGAGATACAGCACCACCTGGTGGCTCCTCTTTATAAATACCTATTGCCTCCAGCGTTtccctcaattttttttgtaGGCATCTGCAAAGCCATTTGCCCTTTTCTTCACTTCCATTATCAG GTGCAGTTCGCACTGGCTGTTCTTGAAGGCACAGTTCAGTTGCCCTCACGTGAGATGATGGAAGAGGCAGCTGAGCACGAGAGGCAGGTGAAGATGCAGATGGGTGTTCAGGAGAAAAACCTTCTACGAATGGACTCTGATCAGTGGGGGTACTATGAGGACTTGGCAACCACAACAGGGATCTCTCCTCCAGACCCCGTCATACAGAGCCTCTATGAGGAAGTGGGAAGACAGCGGCTGGTGCATCCTCAGGATTACAGACAAATCAACTACAGACTTGCTGATGCCACACACTGGCAGATTATGGAAAAACCAGATACTGATAACGTTTAG